In the Desulfosporosinus acidiphilus SJ4 genome, GGACAACCCGATGCTAGTTTTCACTGGTGGGGACTGCATGCTTCGAAAAGACCTTTTTGAATTGGCAGACTACGCTATTAAAAAAGGAATGCGTGTTTCGATGAGCCCCAGTGCTACTGTTGAAGTAACAAAAGAGCGCATGGACATGGCGAAAAAAATTGGGATTTCTCGTTGGAGTTTCTCAATTGACGGTGCAGATGCTAAGACGCATGATGCTTTCCGTGGAATCGATGGAACTTTTGACTTAACAATCGAGAAAGTTAAGTATTTAAATGAAATTGGTATATCTCACCAAATCAATACTTGCATTAACAAAGCAAATTTACACCAACTGGAGCAAATGGCGGAATTGATGAAAGAGTTGAAGACTTCGGTTTGGTACATTATAATGATGATTCCAACCGGACGTGCTTCAATGGATGATTGCATAACAGCTGCAGAGCACGAAGAAGTATTCAAGTGGTTATACGAGTTAAGTAAAGTTGCGCCTTATGATATAAAAACAACTGCAGGTCAGCACTATCGTCGTGTTGTATTCCAACAACGTGCTAAGGAAAACGGTACTACAGGTGAGGAAATCACGTTCGAAGGTACTAAGACACGAGACATGGCTCAGTTCATTGATGGTTTAGCAAGAGCACCAAAAGCAGTTAACGATGGAAATGGTTTCATCTTCGTATCACACACTGGTGACGTTTCACCAAGTGGATTTTTACCATTAGTAGTTGGTAACGTTAAGGAAAATAGACTGCGCGACATCTACCGTGAAAGCCCTATTTTAAAAGACTTGCGTTCGCCAGATAAGTACGAAGGTAAATGTGGTATTTGTGAGTTCAACAAAGTTTGTGGTGGGTCAAGAGCACGTGCCTACGGCGCAACTGGAAACTATATGGCATCAGAGCCATTCTGCGTGTATATTCCAGAGAAGATGAGAAAGAAATAGAATTATAGTGTGAACGCCTGCGATTTTCGCGGGCGTTTTTAATATGATATAATTCTTGGTGCATGAATTCAATTTCTAAGGCATCAAGAAGCATTAAAGGTGTTACAAATACATAGTGGGAGATATAAGGTGATTAGCGAGAAGGATTTCTTTGCAGAGATCAAGGCTAGAGGTTTTGATTTAACTGAACAGCAAAAACGGGCTGTGGTCCATAACCATGGCCCTCTTTTACTTTTAGCTGTTCCCGGTGCAGGCAAGACGACGGTTCTCACTGTTCGTTTAGCCTATTTGATTCTTGTCAAAAACATAGATCCTCGAAGGATTCTTTGTCTAACCTTCGGACGGGCAGCAGCCAGGGAAATGCGTGAACGGTTTGTTGCGAATTTTGGGGCAATGGTCAGCAGTCAAAATAATGGCTGTGGGGAAATTCAATTTTCTACGATTCATAGCTTTGCTTATGAAATAGTTCGAACCGCTTTTCGACAAAGAGGTACCAGATTTGAAATTATTGAGGAACAAACAGGCGCTGATAGCAAGATGGGAGTTCTTCGTAAAATCTACGAAAAGCATAATATTTCCGCAATTACCGATGAGCAGCTGGAAGGGTTGCAGAATTGCATTTGTTACGTAAAAAATACCTTAAGCAAACCTGAAGAGCTTTTAAATTGTGACATTAAGAATTTTTCCCTTATTTATAAGGATTATGAGAACTATAAGCAAAGCAGCCAGCCGCGTCTGATTGATTATGACGATATGCTTTCCCTTGCCTTTCAAGAGTTAATGGAAAATCCGACGTACTTAGCGTGTTATCGAAAGCGATTTGACTATATTCTTACGGATGAAAGCCAAGATACGTCTCTTCTACAGCACAAAATCATCGAAATGATCGTTAAACCCAAGAGCAATATTTTTGTAGTGGGGGATGATGATCAGTCAATTTTTGGGTTTCGAGCGGCTGAACCAAAGTACCTTTTAGAGTTTGAACAGACTTACTCCGATGCAAAGATCCTTCGCATGGAGCAAAATTTTCGCTCGACTCCGCAGATTGTGGACGCTGCCTGTGGTTTTATTCGTTCTAATAAACTGCGATTTGATAAAGATATGTTTACTGAGAATCCCAAGGGAGACGCTCTTCGGATTGGGCAATTTGAAGGGATTAGAGAACAAAATCAATTTATTATTCAGAAACTCAAGAGTCAAAAGGATTTGACAAAGGTAGGGGTTTTGTACCGAAATAATTTATCCGCCATTTATTTAGCAGATGCGTTAGATCGGGCTAATATTTCCTTTTATATGCGTGAATCAGGTAAACAGAGGTTTTTCACCCACTGGGCCATTAACGATATGTTGAATTTTCTTCGCTTCTCATTTAACGATAAAAGCTTGTCCGTTTTGGAGCGAATTTGGTCTAAGTTGAGTTGTCCTATACGTAAGCAACATCTTGATTTACTGAAGCAAATGCCAATCAATCGTTCAATCTTCGAAATCTTGGCTGAACAACCGGGAGTGACCTTAAAGGGAAGATCAGAGTACTTAGACCTCAAAAAGTGGTTTAAGGAGCTTAATACTCTTTCACCTGCTCAGGCGATCCATTATATCAGAAACCAACTGGATTATGATAAAGCAATGAAGAGAATATGTGAGTCCTTAGGTTTTTCTGAAGAATATGTCGGAAGTCTCTTAGATCTTCTGAGTTCAATCGCACAGAATGAATGTACAATTGTGGATTTTGCCAATCGTTTAACGTATCTTGAAGAGCAGATGACGTCTTCGCATAAAAATAAACACAAAAATGCCGTGACCCTTTCAACCATCCATTCTGCCAAGGGTTTAGAATGGGAACAGGTCTACCTAATTGATCTTGTCGAAGGGATTATTCCTGAACGGGAGACGATTAAGGCTGAGAAAGGTGGAAAGAACGAATTATTAGAAGAGGAGAGACGTCTTTTCTATGTCGGCATGACCAGAGCTAAACGCCAGTTAACCTTATGCTCTATGAATTATTATCATCATAAACGAGTGAAAGTTTCCCGTTTTATCCGTGAGGTCAATCTTGTGATGCAAGGTAAAAACCCTCAAGAGGTGACCCAACAGGAAGTATCAAGCCCTATGAGCGATTTAGTTGCAGGGTTGGTTATACAACATAAGTCATTTGGAGAGGGAGTCATTGTTAACGATGAGGGAAATGTAATTGTAGTTCGTTTTAAGAACGGTTCACAGCGTTCGTTCATGAAAGATATCTGTGCCAAGCAGAGGTTGATTTGGGCTATATAATTTGGGCTATCCGTTGTAAAATCATACCATGGTCTATTCGTTTTAAACGGCGAATTAGAATTTGAATCAACCCACACAATATTACATAAGCGTTGAGAGAAGGAGTGTGACTAAAAATGGAAGACAGAGTACTATTCACTTTAAATCATATTTTACAAAAGAAGAAGAGAAAGATAACCCTGGAGAGCCGTTTGCGGGAAGACTTATTTGTTGATTCGGTAGATATGTCGATGATTATTGGGGACCTGGAGGATGAATTCGAGATAACGATTACTGATGACGAGTTTGCAGATGTGGTTACCGTCAATGATATTGTAGAAAAACTGAAAGCGAGAGGTTTATCCGATTACTGATCGATAATAAATTCGTTGTAATTTCATAACCTCCGTTCCCAGTTATTGACGGCTTAATTTATGATCAGAAAAAAGAAATAACCGCTCCGACTAGGTTTGCGGTTATTTCTTATAGTCTGTAAAACTGAACGAATACACCGAAATACGCACGTTTAATTTTTGACATAGTTACAAGTCCCCAGGCTAGGGAATTTTATCTTAAGATGGGGGCAATGCCTTGCGGGGAAGTAGAGTCTCTCCTTGAAAGGGGACGAATAATCCCTCACTTAATTTATATAATAGCAAGCTAAAATTTAATTTTTGCTTAGTCTTAAAATTAGTTTACCAGGTTGTATTAAACCATTGATAAATAAAAAGTAAAAAAGAATAAAGTTGTGACTTAGTAATAAGTTTGAGGTGTAATAACGTGAAGTTAGTTGCAATAGGTGATTCGATCACAGAAGGATACCCTTTTGGCCGGGAGAAATCTTGGGTGGAATACTTGGCCAAAGAATTAAAATGTGAGGTAATAAATCAAGGCAATAACGGAGATTTTACCAAAGGCATGCTTCATCGATTTGAGCGAGATGTGCTTTCTTATGCACCCACTCACGTCATTATCCTTGGAGGAGCAAACGACGCTTATGAGGAAATTAGTTTAGAACAAGTTAGTTCGAATTTTGTGCGAATGATTGAAATGTGTCACAAGCAAGGTGCTATCCCCATATTAGGTATGCCGACACCATCATTAATGGCTGAAGAGGAACGT is a window encoding:
- a CDS encoding TIGR04053 family radical SAM/SPASM domain-containing protein encodes the protein MENKVKMGGHPGGHPGMNVDYDKNPFIVIWETTRACGLKCQHCRADAQPDPHPEELTHEQGIALIDEIYEMDNPMLVFTGGDCMLRKDLFELADYAIKKGMRVSMSPSATVEVTKERMDMAKKIGISRWSFSIDGADAKTHDAFRGIDGTFDLTIEKVKYLNEIGISHQINTCINKANLHQLEQMAELMKELKTSVWYIIMMIPTGRASMDDCITAAEHEEVFKWLYELSKVAPYDIKTTAGQHYRRVVFQQRAKENGTTGEEITFEGTKTRDMAQFIDGLARAPKAVNDGNGFIFVSHTGDVSPSGFLPLVVGNVKENRLRDIYRESPILKDLRSPDKYEGKCGICEFNKVCGGSRARAYGATGNYMASEPFCVYIPEKMRKK
- a CDS encoding ATP-dependent helicase — its product is MISEKDFFAEIKARGFDLTEQQKRAVVHNHGPLLLLAVPGAGKTTVLTVRLAYLILVKNIDPRRILCLTFGRAAAREMRERFVANFGAMVSSQNNGCGEIQFSTIHSFAYEIVRTAFRQRGTRFEIIEEQTGADSKMGVLRKIYEKHNISAITDEQLEGLQNCICYVKNTLSKPEELLNCDIKNFSLIYKDYENYKQSSQPRLIDYDDMLSLAFQELMENPTYLACYRKRFDYILTDESQDTSLLQHKIIEMIVKPKSNIFVVGDDDQSIFGFRAAEPKYLLEFEQTYSDAKILRMEQNFRSTPQIVDAACGFIRSNKLRFDKDMFTENPKGDALRIGQFEGIREQNQFIIQKLKSQKDLTKVGVLYRNNLSAIYLADALDRANISFYMRESGKQRFFTHWAINDMLNFLRFSFNDKSLSVLERIWSKLSCPIRKQHLDLLKQMPINRSIFEILAEQPGVTLKGRSEYLDLKKWFKELNTLSPAQAIHYIRNQLDYDKAMKRICESLGFSEEYVGSLLDLLSSIAQNECTIVDFANRLTYLEEQMTSSHKNKHKNAVTLSTIHSAKGLEWEQVYLIDLVEGIIPERETIKAEKGGKNELLEEERRLFYVGMTRAKRQLTLCSMNYYHHKRVKVSRFIREVNLVMQGKNPQEVTQQEVSSPMSDLVAGLVIQHKSFGEGVIVNDEGNVIVVRFKNGSQRSFMKDICAKQRLIWAI
- a CDS encoding acyl carrier protein, with the translated sequence MEDRVLFTLNHILQKKKRKITLESRLREDLFVDSVDMSMIIGDLEDEFEITITDDEFADVVTVNDIVEKLKARGLSDY
- a CDS encoding GDSL-type esterase/lipase family protein; the encoded protein is MKLVAIGDSITEGYPFGREKSWVEYLAKELKCEVINQGNNGDFTKGMLHRFERDVLSYAPTHVIILGGANDAYEEISLEQVSSNFVRMIEMCHKQGAIPILGMPTPSLMAEEERFLEDYRKWFADYATKKSIRIIDFFSPFQHKIKSGQAAEFFVDEVHPSIRGYAFMGEIASQTWNRWEIIKV